A region of Drosophila mauritiana strain mau12 chromosome 3L, ASM438214v1, whole genome shotgun sequence DNA encodes the following proteins:
- the LOC117138965 gene encoding nuclear transcription factor Y subunit alpha gives MENHFSATSRPSATPRMCTTATAVGAAATAAATGNNNNNSNSSSNNNATTGNNLSVSTAAGGATNAAATAQPIQVIPMPMLPTGAAQIIIGQQPQGQTPATGLQPQLIPLQANQIMLQAAQQQPQMQVMQLPDGQTIFYQTPTIAALDPNAAANAAAAMAAQPTPHYLNINGQLVQINPAPSANQAAPTAGQQIIMVPQTAMAAVNAAAANAGVGAGVGTVVTQQQQQQHQQVQSQTQNQQQQQQTVAAVAASAAVNNISADVSTSTTGTNTNSEDESSKGEADEEPLYVNAKQYKRILIRRQARAKLESRIPKERCKYLHESRHRHAMNRARGEGGRFHSAQEKGDQDSSGPEGGSMPMASSGGVTLSRGTARAPPKLIAPHQTPSITITAIKSE, from the coding sequence ATGGAAAACCATTTCAGCGCCACCAGTCGCCCCTCAGCCACGCCCAGAATGTGCACCACCGCCACTGCCGTCGGTGCTGCCGctaccgccgccgccaccggcaacaacaataacaacagcaatagcagcagcaacaacaacgcaaCAACCGGCAACAATTTAAGTGTTAGCACAGCAGCCGGAGGAGCCACGAATGCCGCAGCAACGGCACAACCCATCCAAGTGATACCAATGCCCATGCTGCCAACCGGAGCGGCACAAATCATAATTGGCCAGCAGCCACAGGGTCAGACGCCGGCGACGGGTCTGCAGCCACAATTGATACCGCTGCAGGCCAACCAGATTATGCTGCAGGctgcgcagcagcagccacagatGCAGGTGATGCAGTTGCCCGACGGCCAGACCATATTCTATCAGACGCCCACCATTGCCGCCTTGGATCCGAATGCAGCGGCCAACGCTGCAGCTGCGATGGCAGCCCAGCCGACGCCTCACTACCTCAATATCAATGGGCAGCTGGTGCAGATCAATCCAGCACCCAGCGCTAATCAGGCGGCACCCACAGCTGGGCAACAGATCATAATGGTGCCGCAGACAGCGATGGCAGCGGTGAATGCAGCGGCCGCCAATGCCGGAGTAGGCGCCGGAGTGGGCACAGTGGTTacccaacaacaacagcagcagcatcagcaagtACAATCCCAGACCCaaaaccagcagcaacagcagcagacgGTGGCGGCGGTGGCTGCCAGTGCTGCAGTCAATAATATAAGCGCCGATGTCAGCACAAGTACCACTGGAACGAATACGAACAGCGAGGACGAGAGCTCCAAGGGCGAGGCGGACGAGGAGCCGCTCTATGTGAATGCCAAGCAGTACAAACGTATCCTCATTCGGCGGCAAGCCAGGGCCAAGCTGGAGTCGCGCATACCCAAGGAGCGGTGCAAGTATCTGCACGAATCTCGTCATCGCCACGCAATGAATCGGGCTCGTGGCGAGGGTGGTCGCTTCCATTCGGCGCAGGAGAAGGGCGACCAGGATTCGTCCGGCCCGGAAGGCGGCAGCATGCCAATGGCGTCCAGTGGCGGCGTCACCCTCAGCCGTGGCACGGCACGGGCTCCACCTAAACTGATCGCGCCACATCAAACGCCTAGCATTACCATAACGGCGATTAAATCGGAATAG